The Meriones unguiculatus strain TT.TT164.6M chromosome 13 unlocalized genomic scaffold, Bangor_MerUng_6.1 Chr13_unordered_Scaffold_33, whole genome shotgun sequence DNA segment ttgttacaaggtatgggtgtcaaacacagatctctagcccaggagttgagctgccctcctcccagctgtccttccttatgtattctaaccattttggttacctgctcttttcatttatcatttatcctcctggccctttgttctggctctccacttccctctctcctatcgtctcacatagctcagtgtcatgtcaactctagactgtcccagatttccctgtgtctgactatgttctctcgtctatctataataaactttctactccaatattcctaggtacagccatatcctttttgttttatatctcatttttgttgagctcccattaactactcctttcttttaaattcatggacatttgtttctttaatggttgttactctttggctttgactgaagtttcaatgaaggacttcccaactatgaggtagaggtgactgcactggacactgagtgtgtaatggaatgtgcaacataaatggcttgtatctgggaagatgagAAGTTGCCCTGGTACactggaagattgtattttaaaacatttccaagatgaagatgttgcaggatatttgatcccagtgtgatccctgagattgtgaactgtaaaaacccatgctttgtttggtgtgggtgagccctaacacaaatcttaattccaagaatttacaatttattgtaaacaggtgattacgatatggttccgtcagccctagaacatgcctttaattcaaaagctctctgtgcacaggatttaataatgttaattctaggtcaagaggcaaagcaagaaaccagctgacaggtattaaagagtaagtggaattttcagctgaaatgtatttaagacagaaagtaaaagtggaaggaatttttgctttgtagattttgggctttttgaactttgagctagaaggctttggccttgggttcctttagcctatccccctgagctgtcatctgaactggtgagcttttgggctttttccttttggaggtgaggtgagtagcagggtcagatggctactttctctgcctctctgtgctagcaggttttaaaatcgattaattgggattttcattcttttataacaacactagggttctgtgtgcccataggggttagggcaaagctagaatgcctctgctatctgcatcatttgatctttgatccactggtagaagagttgctactgtcctgagactcagctctattgttcaagctaatgagggactctgggcaggcctagaagtcaggagcaacagtgggaggtagcttatgggtttgttctgggattttcttctgatgtagctctaaagagctttgagtgagaccagaggccatgccatgctgagtgtggggccattgtccacaggcctggaagagcaggctgctgagctatcacagcctgatctgctttgaatgagatggacagTTGTTCAGACTATGGTTCAGGctgtgtttctgttggtctccatgtggtaatctcagcagagacccttggcctccaacccttcctgagagttgattgcccagagaagtgaggactttgcatcctgggcagtagaaagtcatggtgcttataatatcacttatctagtgtgcacacacaggtattggttttgcagtggacagattggaaaactgaaggtctcatttctagaaatgatgaatgttgtatttcaCATGGAgctttgcataacaaattttacaactcgtattgaaactggaagaaaagaggtggtggtggtcatctttcagcaatacttgattatgtttttttttaacctttcaactaccaccagtcacaatggcatgatttagggaaattcaattccagggtacaaaaggaatttctgagatgcagaattttgtcaggtgtgcctggttttaaataagtggataggaaagataccacatattgtgacataaatcatgcagcaggaaacagaaactaaattattctccatcattttttttgtgtatgattgttggcaagggctgggctgtgcctgaacccacaaggggacatgagggactgcaagccacagcccagctttatgatcacctccattttctaagagacttccagagcaaaatgactctctgtaaaggaggttagtagtagctgaaGGGTCAGAAATATAATGATTTATGTGTCACTTTGTgattgtcttgtagcagttgtgaaatctgtgtttatttaatttttattaattagaaaattaaaggtatctctggtccagtgcacatttttcatgttagagtttccttaggtcttttcatgtaaacttgtctctattttaggcttatgtttttgactttttttctcaccccctcattctttcataaacactgtacacattcttgattattgaagtttgtggtaagtacagaagtcacatcatgccagaagattatgagattcatgacagtagaatcatcccttatttttctgttttcctctgtttcttaccaggtggcttttctgatatgagatagagattttggattgtcctttagaaatcacataaagacaatttgcacttatgtctgtagaaggcagaagagacaacataaaGGTGAGTGATACTAGTTGGCCAATTTACTCCTTcgcttttgacattttcttttggcgatctgtcattttcttcagaagtttcatgtgtccagtggtctccatattctttagttggatgattttattctcctgaaaagattaaaacaaaaccataccccatccctaattcaggggtgagggttgtacctttttaggcgtgttatatcttttatagggcaaatgattttttgaaaatagaaaaagtatagtatctcaattaaagttacaaaatttttgaaagtttacaaatataccttaaagtgtatttatttctagataataaagggcattcactttgattttcagcctgcctattacaagcagcttttaaataaaatcactgtaaatcctatgtgcctgtttctgcctcccaggtggtatgtaaaagtcatgtgcctcccaaatgctgggattaaggctatgaaccaacACCCTGTCAGTGTAActcttttatttagaaaacaactaattaatagagaactgcttgtctctgctgggattaaatgcatagTCTATCACCACGCtgctcaaatattttatattcactccaaattattccaactcaaacaagtttattcctttgaatttacttaaaacattttaaacctcaactgtttttaatatgaaacaacaaaagtatccttttttattttagaagaaaactttagtctttattaagttagtttggactgaatgaccacactgtctgatgaactgttacctctgcttattcagaagatctctattcttcaaatctaatcattatcaattttggtaggatccacctttcttttcctgtggaaacattcagttttaccagtgaagatacagttcagtaatttctcactgtctactccttttagttttgtttacttctttttgttctagagtatttaggagtgctgttaagttgctactaagagatctttctgattatttttttctgaatgtacttagtggtatgaactgtcttctggtcaacaattccattgtgtactatgacttttgatatgttgtgtattcatttcattgacttttagaatgtctttaatttctttatttcagttttgatgcATATTTTACtcagagagttgttcaatttctatgtgtttgtaactttctattgtttttgttatttgcaatgtgctgctttaaaccttagtggtctgataagatgcaggagtttattgcaagtttcttatatctttcgAGACTTTCACTCTTcgagtatatcatcaattttggagaacaatatatgtgttgctgagaagagggaacaatcttttgtgcttgggtggatgttctgtaaacatcatttgggtatatttagttttttgatgttagttaactagagcatttctctgttcagtttggttaggaggacctgtccattggtgagagtgatattaAAGTCTTCctctatcagtttatgagggccaggatgtgatgcaagctgcagaagggtttcttttataacttgggtgctcttgtgtttggggcatagatgttaagtattgaaatgttatattgctggatgttttattttaataggtCATGTCCTTTTCCatattttgattaattatttttgaagtcttttttgttagatattaaaattgttatATAATCTTGATACTCTATTCCATTTATTTGGTATATCTTTTCCAAActtttaccttgagataatgtctatcttgatgtgaagctgtgtttgatgtatttagaagaagggtggattctgttttatcatccattttgtgagcctgtgtctttttattggtgaatttgggtcaatggtattaggAGATATCAACAAAAAGTtcttgtaaatcctggtattttggtggtggtggtggttgttttagcaccctgtgttggccTATATTtgtagatacatattgtttaaatttgaacttatcatgaaacatcttattttctccatatgctgattgaaagtttctgggcatgtttactttagttgtgttattgctctagataggacttcagataatatattgaagaaatttggagagaatgggtagccttgccttgtccctgagttcagtggaattgatttaaactttctttccatttagttggatgttagctataggattgctgtgtattgccttcactgtgttcagatatgtgccttatatcctcgCTCTCTTCGagattttaaacaagaataagtgttggatattgtcaaatccttttgcagcatctaaggaaatgattgtgtggttgttttttttcaatttatttatatgttggattacattgatggattccatatattTAACCACTGATGCATGCATGAGAtagagcctacttggtcatggtggatgatatctttgatatgttcttggatttggtttgtgaggattttattgagtatttttgcattattgTTCATAAGaatgattggtctgaagttctctttctttttggggtctttgaggataAATGAAGGTGACTGCAGTCTTATAAAagtagtttggtcatgttgcttccatttatattttatgaaatagtttgaagatattggtattctttcttctttgaagctctggtagaattctgctctgaaatcatttggtccttgtttgggagtcttttgatgtttgcttctattcaTTGAGGGGATGTAaaactattaaatattttttacctgatcttgattcaactttggtaagtggaatcaatcaaaaaaatgtatatttcatttagattttaaaattttgtggcatataggcttttgacattaaagttaatggttctttggattttctcagtgtctgtaatatctctctttttatcagcCTTGGTTGATTTTGATAGTGTATCTCtcccattttcttagtttggctatgaatttgtctgttttttattttctcaaagaactagctcctgttttttttgattctttgaattgttctctttgttactaatttattgatttctgccctgagtttggttatctaGTGGTCTAcacctgttgggtgtgtctgcttctttttttctagagtattcaggtgtgccattaagttgcttgtatgggaagtctccaatagcatatgaaggcatttagtgctattaaatctcttcttaagaATGCTTCCATtgcatctcataagtttgggtatgatgtgccttcattttcattgaactataggaagttctttatttcttccctgacccagatttcattgagtagggagttgttcagtttccacgtatgtgtaggcttttttgctatttctgttattgtcaagatccacctttagtccatcatggtctgataggatgcaagatattacttcaatcttgtatctgttgaggcctggtttgtgactactgtatggtcatttttagagaagggtccataaggtgctgaaaagaagatatattcttttctgtttgggtaaACATTTTTCTAGATAGCTGGTaagtccatttaattcatgacatccattagtatcatgtcattatatctcattttaggttctgtttcactgctctgtcctttgatgataTTGAGTTGTTatggtctctcactattaatgtgtggagactgaaatgttctttaaacttaattaacatttcttttacaaatatgggtacccttgaatttgaggcatagtttcccagaattgagacaccatattggtggaattttccttttatgagtttgaagtatccttcctcatccccttcaattaattttggttgaatgtctgttttattagatattagaattgctattcctgcttgtttcttgtgtccatttgcttgaaacccccattcctgcttcaacatcccaggacctttttccagggattagctcaGTGATCTGAGGTTGGAACCAATTTTTCCCTTaccattgggtttcctttcacctgggaaacacagtcagtgaTGTTTTGTGTCCTACTGTTCCAACTGTTGGTCATTGTGCAGTCTCTGcacagtgtgcaatcagctctgccatctgggatctgttttttaatttttactgaatatgagtatttggttgtatgcatgactatgcacctcttgtgtgcctgctcctcacaccagtcagaagattgcctcagaactcatgaacctAGAACAATGGACAGTAGTGGGTCCCATGTAAACActtgacaattgagcccaattattttcaagagcagcaagagctcctcgctgctgaaccatctctcctgccttatgttgcttatttatgatcatcatttacattgctaatatttttctctttctatttttacctgtttaaacatgcattctttttagtaagatcttattaatgttgcagtttaagctgtggcactgctggtttctggaagattaataaagaattgtattgaatgtataattccttgtaggaaCTTCAGTAAAGAGCTCTGagttttttctacctattatatttgtttgattgacttttaggggaggttctgtcttacaatataggtctggctgtcctggaactctttgcatagattatgctggcatccaactcaatgagattcacctgcctctgcctcctgagtgatggaattagaggcataaccGAATACAACCAGCTTGTCtatcattttttgtagttaataaatgttcataaatttctctgatatgtaatcagtactgttcatatgttcatttctctctgtatctctgtctctatctttctctgtctatttcactctcttctctctgtttgtctttgtccacttTAATTGGCATGTCAATTTCAAGGCTATATCCTAttgaaaaagttcagatatgacacagttattcagttttcttctaagaatgacttattgataacattagcacttccactttaatataaaagctttaatctttatttttcatctatagactatacatgatttggaaaggagaatatacaaaacaattattaaaaaaatcatatgttCTATGCCTTtacttttgtctggtcactcacaaatatGATCGTATCAgctatgattttgttgtttgccacctcacattatttttatccatgtattcaccatagtccacATTCCTGTCCACAAATATACCAGCACCTCTTTTTACATACTGATATGTCATATCCCTGGGGCCTGGTCAAAACACAATATTCATGCCACATTATCTTTGGACTGatgccagtgtcccctgatcatAACGTGTCATTTGTTGCTAAACAAAATATTGTGACTATgtttttccttccacctctttCATGACTGGGTCCTGACCAGCTTacccaagtaactgaacccaattcatagattgctcaaggaTCCAATTGCTGGCTATTTTAGACTCATGtttcacaaactgatgaaactccTATAACATAGGTCTTCAAAGCGTGGCTTTGGATTTCTTACAATCTACTCTTTaggcttttccttctcccctccttcacctaatgcacaacacctaactgtctaaccttagcacttctgtgtcagacaataaatgaaagaagtacaagaaatatgtgaatatatttctaataaagtataaatttatattgttgcctctgtttctgttgtacacatgtatcaaATATtgtagaattcagtgaccttcgatgatgtgcatgtgaaattcagccaagaagagtgggctttgctggaaccttcccagaagcaactctacaaagatgtaatgctagACACTTGTagaaacctcactgctataggtaagactgcaaatattctttcacttttaaaataaggagacaactcttactttattattgatcctcttctataattccaattgagaatgaggtagaatgaggtgaataaatcagacATGGTTCTACgagtcacagaagatagtgatttaagtttttccttaataataatatgatatttccaataatatatattttctggtactatattttaggctacaattgggaagatcataatattgaagaacattttcaaagttctacaaataataaaaggtaactttatgtgcacaatgaaacagatatgaatcttaagaaattttaatgtgtcctggtacagatatgaatcttaagaaattttaatgtatcctggaagtttgtttttttggtttgttttttgtttgttggcttctttttattttctgtttttaaaagttttttttctgtgtagctgtggcttaacttagaattgcttgttagaccagcctgacctcaaaatcacacagatatgCCTGATTCTGCCAccacaagttctgggattaagggcatgtaccagcacacctggaagttttaaagaaaagcaacagtgtataaacagcacttctttaagtgtactgatgatcattaaaatctcacaattccatgtacttcaatgtcaggtatctgatttgtgttttcaggtactcctctaagatagaagaaaataaaataatgttgtaacagaaaataccaatATAATCATATGGatattacagctactgagttgaactgccaatctgtttagtctcattctatctactcagatattgtaagaggtatatacattgaataggtgatcggtgtgtgtccaaaaccttctaatgagcaaatatgtcatagtacaaccagtgttactcatagtCAGGCAGTAACATtctaaagtttagtgaaaggagcagcttatgagagtcaagtttattgttgtggagaaaacTTAACCCCTTTATGACATATCTATGATGAAAAAATACAAACtgtgtgggaatcttttattattattgtaatttaataggtatatcatatgtcacaatgtttctaagacacatgagcatagggatattgaaagaagcagtgtacctgtgtttctcaaagaacaattaattttgtagtagtccccactttgagtagattttctgactGTGAAAAATGGTTagtgttaattggttttgcaacttcactgtgaattcatcagcaaaatcatactgctgaaaatacctatgaatactaggaatttggaacttatTCTGCATGTCCTGCTCCCTtcttaaatgaagtgtcattcatatagtacaaaaatttgtgaatgggattgctgtggtaaaactctgaattcttacaataatcttcatatatttgagaaaagctcttatagaaaaatggtgctataaaagtgaaccacataacaaatgctcttaccatcacagggatcttcaaaaatacccataatgaaggcgaATACCATGAAAGTAATGaagtaataaaactttaaaatttgattcttctttaccattagaccaaattatgaaattaattcatatagataaatatatttcttagtgtaatgaaatcactgtggtaaatctttcacatgtgccaattttctttgcaggcatgaatacAGTCATACTGgtgagaaaccctttaaatgcactctatgtggtaaagccttctcctatatcactgttctcctatggcataaaagaacacacacaggagagaagtcttacaaatgtaatcaatgtggtaaagcctttgcaaaaatcaGTCATCTCCTGTGGCATAAacgaacacacactggagagaaaccttataaatgtaatgagtgtggtaaagcctgtgcaaaaaacagtactctcatacggcataaaagaacacacactggagagaaaccttacgaatgtaaccagtgtgataaagcctttgcacaaaacagtcatctcttaagccataaaagaacacatactgaagagaaaccttatgaatgtaaccagtgtggtaaagcctttgcacaaaaccatactctcatacggcataaaagaacacacactggagagaaaccttacgaatgtaaccagtgtgataaagcctttgcacaaaacagtcatctcataagacataaaagaacacacactggagagaaaccatatgaatgtaaccaatgtggtaaagcctttgcacaaagcaGTACTCTctcaagccataaaagaacacacactggagagaaaccttatgaatgtaaccagtgtggtaaagcctttgcagaaaacaggactctcttaagccacaaaagaacacacagtggagagaaaccttatgaatgtaaccagtgtggtaaagcctttgcagaaaatagTAAACTCATATGACATAAAAGAagacatactggaaagaaaccttatacgtatactcaacatgataaagcccttgcacaacagagtagtctccgaaaacatgaaaaaacacacagtggagagaagcctggtgattgtaattagtgtgataaaacctttgcatgtaacagtcatctcctaagacaacaacacattctggaaggaaaccatatgaattcaactatgtggcaaagcctttgcatgtaacatctcttaatacataaaagaacacataatgtaaagaagctgtctgactgcatccaatgtgaataaacttttgcacatcaaaatcatcttcaaactcatgaaggaaatcctaatggacagaaagcctacgagtgcttttaacatggtgaaaccattctatatttgtattattttcatcatcatgaaaggattcatactggacagtacttatgaatgtgttaaaacggtgaggccttgcacaaatctagagtcatcatcatcatgaaattatccttactggagaggaattctgcgATTATAAGCAATGTGGAGAAgactttgtgttctttggtccactgagatccaacagaactgtaaaactagctcaatcgAAATGACCTCcgttttctgaaggggaaagagaataggggcaataggaatggagggtagtcatggggcagagaagggagggggattacaattggaatttaaagtaaataaagttattttaaaaagaatacaatgaatggtgaatatcaattacatgcaacagtattatataataaggtgtttatggaagacttattgataatcctgattctcaacattttcAATTGcttcagtttacacaagaaacttttagtccagtggatgaatatgtagggaatggtgaactaacaccagctatgaagttctctgagagtatcaaaacagtggtagcctgtagcagtttctttgtgcacacatacctattgttccaggggttctattgaaaaccatcacaacccagactgaattttgagatgtgagaaaggaggctttctcttctatgtatgaccctgctgctggcctagttgcaTAACtatggcaagggtgagttttctctgcctgacatcatctggagactgtctttagacatagatgccaccaaccaaatttgatacatggcctttgacacagatccctgataactttCCCCTACCtttaaatataggataattaggttccatgttcttgttaatattataggaatgtgctttttaatgcaaatcaagcatccttgaagtgcccagttttaaacaattatctacacctatccttagagcatcccagtcactccccaaggggtacataccctctgttttctagaattaaagttgaacttactttctgaggtggttcccagagtgttctgatcactgttatgcttgtgggtcttccaagctttatacctcatcttctgcccctcatgcgtttctgggttggtgggaaacagc contains these protein-coding regions:
- the LOC132650782 gene encoding zinc finger protein ZFP2-like; this encodes RTHTGEKSYKCNQCGKAFAKISHLLWHKRTHTGEKPYKCNECGKACAKNSTLIRHKRTHTGEKPYECNQCDKAFAQNSHLLSHKRTHTEEKPYECNQCGKAFAQNHTLIRHKRTHTGEKPYECNQCDKAFAQNSHLIRH